A section of the Venturia canescens isolate UGA chromosome 11, ASM1945775v1, whole genome shotgun sequence genome encodes:
- the LOC122418411 gene encoding uncharacterized protein: MAELTALFEVFFNLIICKFQQSRLQCDWLTLQGLLTKVTDDVMNADTEDELVYQKYVDRYFHAYVSVGSLFFFAAVTFSCGPLVMDVDLPADAWYPFSMDLQLVRLSVYLSQVLAILQTGLSVTVDITVGMMCWYTSASIEILARRVSRVVSESDLSQCIIEHQRIINFARETNYAVRYLILKGNGTMKLSAVCGAFPLIYHQPLLIVSQFILVVFCGLFKLYLSAWPADDMAEMSNKLGDSTYSIPWIDGSVKMRSSVLFVVQRSQMPLVISVSGVVPALTLAFYATFVSTTISYFVTLRAVFGE; the protein is encoded by the exons ATGGCCGAATTGACCGCCCTGTTCGAGGTCTTCTTCAACCTGATCATCTGTAAATTTCAGCAAAGTAGATTGCAG TGCGATTGGCTGACCTTACAGGGCCTGCTTACGAAGGTAACTGATGACGTGATGAATGCCGACACGGAAGATGAGCTCGTTTATCAAAAGTACGTGGACCGGTATTTTCATGCCTACGTGAGCGTCGGCAGCCTGTTTTTCTTCGCGGCAGTTACCTTTTCCTGCGGACCATTGGTGATGGACGTGGACCTACCGGCTGACGCGTGGTACCCTTTTTCAATGGACTTGCAACTGGTCAGGTTGAGCGTTTACCTGAGCCAAGTTCTGGCAATCTTGCAAACAGGGCTCTCCGTAACAGTTGACATTACGGTTGGTATGATGTGTTGGTACACTTCGGCCAGTATCGAGATATTGGCTAGGAGGGTGAGCAGGGTCGTCAGCGAGTCGGACTTGAGCCAGTGCATCATCGAGCATCAGAGAATAATCAA CTTCGCTCGAGAAACGAACTACGCAGTGCGCTATTTGATTCTGAAGGGTAACGGCACCATGAAACTTTCTGCCGTCTGCGGAGCCTTCCCTCTGATCTAC CATCAGCCTTTGCTGATCGTCTCGCAGTTTATCCTCGTCGTTTTCTGCGGCCTCTTCAAGCTTTATTTGTCTGCTTGGCCAGCTGACGACATGGCAGAAATG AGCAACAAGTTGGGGGATTCCACGTACTCGATCCCATGGATTGATGGATCGGTGAAAATGCGAAGCAGCGTTTTATTCGTAGTACAACGGAGCCAGATGCCGCTAGTGATATCGGTCTCGGGCGTCGTTCCTGCACTGACCCTCGCCTTCTACGCTACG tttgttTCAACAACTATTTCGTACTTTGTTACCCTGAGGGCAGTCTTTGGCGAATGA
- the LOC122418226 gene encoding neprilysin-2-like: MSTRAVKIVISVLFVCIATSSGEDDDSEKKISTEPTQNPDDICLTAQCVHAASRMLRFQNSQVDPCNDFYEFACGSFGRSAVIPDEYGMVDARIKAQFKVESRLQRLIEGIDEKTELKPFRLIKILYNNCMKFEWVDESKDAENWLSIVKNAGGWPLMLQDKWPETTFDKRDTLKSIFTIVYDKDLTNNENYILTLSVKNPPIDRHYLRKDFNNKVNLAYFNYMVDISVHFNADRSNATVEQLYVFLTEMSLFGSVFTKEDENEWYRHYTKITLNELETKFPNLGFRKFLDRSDNPEIQMEVDIETLKRLDHFISSASKRTLANLAIWRLVSKFAKKMNGYIGRRTQAFQNILESRREKKAKWKECISIAHSTFPLSLAALYQRRFVDNDVVEDLTTMFGNVKQQFVELVTEATWLTNGTKEKAVEKIRNMTDNLETCREFIRDDELEEYYRDLELTDAPFEANKINISSFFNRKRERKFSNVADRTECGDILLLSAMYDRKQNHLRLVTDLYTGAWYNINRPKFLNYGALGSLMGHEISRTVDKDGRHFMVNHSLGLWWDPESVEKYDTKIKCYDGQYDALYYYNLIDGEDHGLSIQASASLPENVADNVGVKAAYRAYLKWADENGPEKELPAFKYTPKQYFWIAMANTYCVKYRPEYLENGISRAKHAPNKYRVNGPVSNMPEFADDFGCPLGSPMNPVNKCSVW; this comes from the exons ATGTCGACTCGGGCTGTGAAGATTGTGATTTCCGTACTTTTTGTATGCATTGCAACATCCTCGGGCGAAGATGATG actcagagaaaaaaatatcgacggAACCCACACAGAACCCCGATGACATATGTTTAACAGCACAATGTGTTCATGCAG CATCGAGGATGCTGAGATTTCAGAATTCACAGGTGGATCCTTGCAACGATTTTTACGAATTTGCATGCGGTAGTTTTGGGAGATCAGCCGTAATACCCGACGAATATGGGATGGTGGATGCGCGAATTAAGGCCCAATTTAAAGTCGAATCACGTCTGCAACGACTCATTGAAggaattgacgaaaaaaccGAATTGAAGCCTTTCAGGCTGATCAAGATTTTGTACAATAACTGTATGAAGTTCG AATGGGTGGACGAGAGTAAAGATGCTGAAAATTGGCTGTCCATTGTCAAAAATGCAGGCGGTTGGCCATTAATGCTCCAGGACAAATGGCCCGAAACAACGTTTGATAAAAGAGACACGCTGAAGTCCATTTTCACAATCGTTTATGACAAAGACCTGacgaacaatgaaaattatattttgacC CTTTCAGTAAAAAATCCTCCAATTGATCGGCACTATCTGAGGAAAGACTTCAATAACAAAGTGAATTTGGCATATTTCAATTACATGGTTGATATTTCTGTTCATTTCAACGCTGATAGATCAAATGCTACTGTCGAACAGCTATATGTTTTCCTCACAGAAATGAGTCTTTTTGGG TCAGTATTCACAAAGGAAGATGAAAATGAATGGTATCGACACTACACTAAAATAACTCTCAATGAGTTGGAGACGAAATTTCCGAATCTAGGATTCCGCAAGTTTTTAGACAGATCCGATAACCCGGAGATTCAAATGGAAGTCGATATCGAAACGCTCAAGCGTCTCGACCATTTTATATCTTCGGCTTCAAAGAGGACTCTAGCGAATTTGGCCATATGGCGACTGGTGTCGAAatttgcaaagaaaatgaacggTTACATAGGTCGGAGAACGCAAGCGTTTCAGAATATACTGGAAAGcaggcgagaaaaaaaagccaaATGGAAGGAATGCATTTCTATAGCGCACTCAACTTTTCCACTGAGTTTGGCCGCTCTGTACCAGAGGCGTTTTGTGGACAACGATGTTGTGGAGGACCTAACGACGATGTTTGGGAATGTGAAACAACAATTTGTGGAACTTGTAACCGAG GCAACATGGCTGACAAATGGAACGAAAGAAAAGgctgttgaaaaaataagaaatatgaCGGATAATCTCGAGACCTGTCGGGAATTCATACGCGACGACGAACTCGAGGAATATTATCGGGATCTCGAATTAACCGACGCTCCGTTCGAAGCCAATAAGATTAACATAAGCTCTTTCTTTAATAGAAAAAGAGAACGCAAATTTTCGAACGTTGCGGATCGGACCGAATGTGGggatattttattattgagCGCCATGTACGATCGAAAGCAGAATCACTTAC GACTCGTTACTGATTTATATACCGGGGCTTGGTACAATATCAATCGACCAAAGTTTCTAAACTATGGTGCATTAGGATCACTCATGGGTCACGAGATCTCGCGCACTGTTGACAAGGATGGGAGACACTTCATGGTTAATCATAGCCTTGGGCTATGGTGGGACCCGGaaagtgttgaaaaatatgataCAAAAATCAAGTGCTATGATGGCCAATATGATGCGTTGTACTACTACAATCTCATAGATGGCGAGGATCATGGTCTCTCT ATACAAGCTTCAGCGAGTCTGCCTGAAAACGTGGCAGATAACGTAGGTGTTAAGGCAGCATACCGTGCTTACctcaaatgggcagatgaaaATGGTCCAGAAAAAGAATTGCCAGCGTTCAAGTATACGccgaaacaatatttttggatCGCTATGGCCAACACTTACTGTGTCAAGTACCGACCAGAATACTTGGAAAACGGGATCTCACGAGCAAAGCATGCCCCGAATAAATATCGTGTCAACGGACCAGTATCAAACATGCCAGAATTTGCAGACGATTTCGGATGTCCTTTAGGCTCTCCAATGAATCCCGTCAATAAGTGTTCGGTCTGGTAA